Part of the Nicotiana tabacum cultivar K326 chromosome 20, ASM71507v2, whole genome shotgun sequence genome, TTTTTTGGTGTTACACCTAATGGTTTGGATCTCCAACATTTTAGTTGTTGATCTTAAGTTTAAGATGTTATTTCCATCTAGTTAAGAGTTGAAGATTGAGGGTTTTTAGTGTACATAATCCTACCCCGTAACTTTGGCTCAGACCCTGTATATGGGTTCTAAAATTTGTTTGATAAGTATAAATAATAGATTTTTAACCCAGTAAATCAAATGTGCTGTGGTAGAATTTCGAATTCAaacccataaagttcaaatcCTGGATCGCCTCTGGGTATGCCCCTTCACTTGTGATGATTGACTTCGTTAAGGACCACACTGCTGAATGAATCATTGTTCTTCCTCGTTGTGCAcgtcttcttctttattttattttccaaaaGAATGTCAATTGATTTTCAGGAGTCTTACTTGTTCTAGTTAGTTGTGGTAGTTCATGGAACATTTGTGGGACTGTAGTAcccttttttcgtttttcttttcactttgtGAGTTTTTCTGACCAAGGGAAGGTGTGGAAGTAATTCAAATGTTTATTTgtgttacttttctttttttggcaAACAATGTGATATCTAATTAGGGTGATGAAGAAATACACTGCATAATGAGTAgaacctttttcatttttcttttctctttgtgagtttttctgACCAAGGGAAGGTGTGGAAGTAATTCAAATGTTTATTTgtgttacttttcttttttttggcaaACAATGTGATATCTAATTAGGGGGATGAAGAAATACACTGCATAATGAGTAGATGTGTAACATGGAATTACCATTTGCCTAGATGTACCAGTGTCAAATGGGAATGACATGGGCGTGCTACTTTGAATAGATTGTTCAAAACGTAATAATTACCTACTGATAAGTGGATATACCAATGCCAGATTCATACCCAGAATCAAATTCACGATCCAGTCCTTGTAATGTAGGTGAGTAGTCCGTCGTTTAGGAATCTTGTTGCCTCACTGTAGAAAATTCCTACTTGTGATAGCAGCCAGCAAAATAGGTAAATGGACTTGCAATATAATGTTATGCTTACATCCTGGATTTAGAGGGCAGAAAGTTTTCTGCTTCTATGCATGGGCATCAACTTAATTATCCTTTTTGCAAAAGCAGTCTTTCGGAAAGGCAAATGGGCAACGACCAGATTAGGCATTGTATCTTTGAGTCTTGATGACTCTCTTATTAATTAATCACATTATATTAGCATATTTCAGCTTTACATCTGGAATCTGGCAGCACCATAAGATGGTATATCTTCATCCTCTCCACCTTCCAGAGGGACAATTCCTTTTACTAATCCAAGCTCCCTGTTGTTTGGTGCCATAATTGAGAGTAGCAGGATGTAAATTGTGGTAGTACCAGTGCTCTTTTGCTGCATAATATTTGGCACGAGGATAGAATGCAAGCAGAGTGAGGGAAAATGTGGTGTGGTGGCGGCAGTAAAACAAATATGGGACTAAGATGTAGTTACAATGATATCCATAAATTATGCTGTGGTGTATCATGTTGCTATGTTTCAATCTTTTAATCAAATAACTTTAAGATTGAAAGGGATCGGATTTCTTCACCGTTATTATTGTTTTATCTCCTGCAATTAAAGATAGTATAAAAGCAGACCTTGGCCTTTTTCTATGCCTCTACCTTTGAGAACTCTGAAAATTACATGGCATTTATGTTGCAAAATTATTCAGAATGCATTTGGTACCTCAGTCCTCATTCAGAGAAGTTAACAAATATGTAATATAACAACATTCAATTTTACTGTTGTGCTTTACAGACCACGAGGGGTATGATTTGACTGCCTTCTAGAACAACCCCCGTGAAGAACGTTCGCGATTACAGAGCCAGAACACAATCCAGTTTATTATTTTTCCGAAATGGGGCGCTTAAGGCTACAATCTAGTATCAAAGCAATTGAAGAAGAACCAGAAGATTGTGAGACGACTTCTTCCAACAAAACTGCTATAGCTTGTATGATTAATTCTGAAGTAAGTGCTGTTTTAGCAGTCATGAGAAGAAACGTGAGGTGGGGTGGTCGTTATGCTTCAGGAGATGATCAGCTAGAACACTCTCTAATCCAGTCTCTTAAGACTTTGCGTAAGCAGCTATTTTCATGGCAGCATTCAGGGCAAGCCATCAGTTCAGCCTTATATCTCCAGCCATTTCTGGATGTTATTCGGTCTGATGAAACTGGGGCACCAATCACTAGTGTTGCATTGTCTTCTGTTTTCAAGATTTTGACCCTCAATATTTTTGATATTAATACTGTCAATATTGAAGATGCAATGCACTCTGTTGTCGATGCTGTGACTAGTTGCAGATTTGAGGTGACAGATCCTGCATCAGAAGAAGTTGTATTGATGAAGATACTTAAAGTTCTTTTGGCCTGCATGAGAAGTAAAGCATCGGTTGTGTTGAGTAATCAGCATGTTTGCACCATCGTCAACACATGCTTCAGAGTAGTTCATCAAGCTGGAACAAAAAGTGAGCTCTTACAGCGGATAGCACGTCACAccatgcatgaactcgtgagatgTATTTTTGCGCACCTTCCAGAAGTTGACAACATGCAACATTCCATAGTTAGACGGCACAGTTCTACCAAAAGCGAGGTACAGGTGCACATTCTTTTTAATCTCTGAAAGCTATCCTTTGCTGGAGTCTCTAACATTATTTTTCCCAGCTATTGAAGTCAATCTAACAAAGTTTCCACAATCTTCTGTCCTTGGACCTCAAAATCAATAAGAAATGCGAAACATATTATAATTTAGTAGTGTTAACATTTTTCCCATGAACCATTTCCGAGGGGGAGATTGAGTAGTTAAGGAATAGGAGTAACAGTCCGGAGATCCCAGGTTTGGATTTTAGCTAAAACACTCAATGCTCTGGTGCAGCCTTAGCGGATAGGTTTATCCAGTACATGTGCTTTTGGAATGTAGTAAGTTACCCATTGGATAAGTCAAAGTGCATGCAAGCTGGCCCGAACTAAAAAAAGAATCTTCTCATCGACCAATCTTGCCTCATGGGCATCATCAGATGAGCAAAGAAAATGGGAGCTTTTCTTTTCTGTTGACTAAGTTCATCCTTCGAGCTTACTTTACCTTTTCATTTTGTCTGCACATGCATCTCTTTTTTTTCCGCCCAGGGGTGGGCTGTGTAGTAGGATAATTGAAGTTAGTAGGGTTGCTATGCAGGTACCATAAATATGTTAGCGCTAAAATTAGGATCTTGACTCAATGAGGTGCTGTTTAAATATGTTCAACTGGTTTAAGTAGGCATGAATACAGTGCATTATATGTTATCTCCTTTTTGCTCAGCAATCCAGATTTGATCGAGTATTTCCTGTGAATTaatcttttgctttttcttcttattcttttaCCCAAATGTGTTTGGAGCATTATATGTTAATTTCTTTTTACGTAGGTTGCTGCTAATGATAACGAGTACAGTTTCAGTAGCAAGTTGGGAAATGGTACTGGTACCTCCGAATATGATAGCCTACCACCTTCTGGAGGTTTCACTTCTTCTGTTTCCACAGGTCTGCTTAGCACAGATGAAGGCATAGTCATGGGTGATAACGGGAAGGATAACATTCCTTATGACCTACATTTGATGACAGAGCCATATGGTGTCCCATGCATGGTCGAGATATTTCACTTCTTGTGCTCTTTGTTGAATGTTGTCGAACATGTAGGGATGGGTCCTAGAGCAAATACTATGGCATTTGATGAAGATGTTCCTCTATTTGCCCTTGGTTTGATTAACTCAGCCATTGAACTGGGAGGCCCTGCTATTTGCAGTCACCCCAGATTGTTGAGTTTAGTCCAGGATGAATTATTCCGTAATCTAATGCAGTTTGGTTTGTCATTGAGTCCATTGATTCTTTCAATGGTCTGCAGTATTGTTCTAAATCTGTATCAGCACTTGCGTACTGAACTAAAACTACAGCTTGAGGCTTTCTTTTCCTGTGTGGTCTTGAGACTTGCACAAAGTCGTTATGGGGCTTCATACCAGCAGCAGGAAGTAGCAATGGAGGCTCTTGTTGACTTTTGCAGACAAAAATCCTTCATGGTAGAAATGTATGCAAATTTAGATTGCGATATCACCTGCAGTAACATTTTTGAAGACCTTGCGAATTTATTATCTAAGAGTGCATTTCCGGTGAACTCTCCGTTGTCTGCCATGCACATTCTTGCTTTGGATGGTCTGATTGCTGTAATCCAGGGAATGGCTGAGAGGATAGGCAATGGATCCTATGATTCGGAATATACTCCAATAAATCTAGAGGAGTATACTCCATTCTGGATGGTTAAGTGTGAGAACTATAGTGATCCTGATCATTGGGTACCATTCGTACGTCGACGGAAGTACATCAAGAGAAGGTTAATGATTGGAGCTGATCACTTTAATAGGGACCCAAAGAAAGGGCTGGAGTTTCTTCAAGGAACACATCTATTGCCGGAAAAACTTGATCCACAGAGTGTGGCTTGCTTTTTTAGGTTCACAGCTGGGCTAGATAAGAATCTTGTTGGGGATTTTCTTGGAAATCATGATGAATTTTGTGTCCAGGTGCTTCATGAGTTTGCTGGAACATTTGATTTCCAAGACATGAACCTAGATACCGCATTGAGGCTTTTTTTGGAAACTTTCCGATTGCCTGGGGAATCTCAAAAGATAGCAAGGGTGCTTGAGGCATTTTCAGAGAGATACTATGAGCAATCTCCGCAGATTCTAGCTAATAAAGATGCTGCTCTGTTGTTATCGTATTCTATAATAATGCTCAACACTGACCAGCACAATGTTCAGGTAAAGAAGAAGATGACAGAGGAGGATTTCATCCGTAATAATCGGCACATTAATGGAGGTAATGATCTTCCTCGTGAATTTCTATCTGAATTGTACCATTCAATCTGCAACAATGAGATCCGGACAACACCAGAGCAAGGTGCTGGTTTTGCTGAAATGAACCcaagccgttggattgatttgatGCACAAATCTAAAAAAACATCTCCATACATCATGTGTGATTCTAAAGCCTACCTTGACCATGATATGTTTGCTATAATGTCGGGCCCTACTATTGCTGCTATCTCTGTGGTGTTTGATCATGCTGAACATGAGGATGTCTACCAAACTTGTATAGATGGTTTCTTGGCTGTTGCAAAGATTTCAGCTTGCCATCATCTTGAAGATGTTTTGGATGATCTAGTAGTATCTCTATGTAAGTTCACAACTCTCTTGAATCCCTCAATGGTGGAGGAACCTGTTTTAGCCTTTGGCGATGATGCAAAAGCAAGGATGGCAACTGTTACAGTTTTCAATATAGCAAACGAATATGGTGATTTTATCCGTACTGGCTGGAGAAATATCTTGGATTGCATCTTAAGACTGCACAAGCTTGGCCTTCTTCCTGCTCGTGTGGCCAGTGATGCGGCTGATGATTCAGAGGCTTGTTCTGATCCAGGACATGGGAAACCCCTCACAAATTCATCGTCTGCTGCTCATATGCAATCCCTAGGTACTCCCAGAAGATCTTCAGGACTTATGGGCCGGTTTAGTCAACTCCTATCTCTAGATACGGAAGAGCCTAGGTCTCAACCTACTGAGCAACAACTTGCGGCTCATCAGCGCACACTGCAGACAATTCAGAAATGCCATATTGATACCATCTTCACAGGAAGTAAGTTTCTCCTAGCTGATTCTTTGTTGCAGTTGGCAAGGGCCCTCATATGGGCTGCAGGGAGACCTCAGAAGGGCAGTAGTTCCCCCGAGGATGAAGATACCGCAGTGTTCTGCTTGGAATTGCTGATTGCAATCACCTTGAACAATAGAGATAGAATAGAACTTCTTTGGCAGGGAGTTTATGAACATAGTGCTAATATTGTACACTCAACAATAATGCCTTGTGCTCTAATTGAGAAAGCTGTTTTTGGACTACTGCGCATCTGCCAGAGACTTCTTCCTTATAAAGAGAACTTCGCAGATGAACTTCTAAAGTCACTACATCTTGTTCTCAAGCTTGATGCCCGGGTAGCTGATGCATACTGCGAACAAATTACGCAGGAAGTGAGTCGGCTGGTTAAAGCAAATGCTCCACATATCCGATCTCAAATGGGATGGCGAAATATTACTCAATTACTTTCTTTTACAGCTCGACATACAGAAGCTTCGGAACCAGGATTTGATGCCCTATGTTTCATCATGTCTGAGGGAGCCCATTTGTCTCCAGCTAATTATGTTCTTTGCATTGATGCAGCAAGAAATTTTGCAGAATCCCGTACTGGACCAGCTGATAGACCTGCTTGTGCGGTGCATCTTATGGCAGGTTCTGTTGCTTGTTTAGCACGCTGGTCCAAAGATGCCAGGGAAGCGATGGCGGAGGCAGAAGCTTTGAAGCTATCTCAGGATATAGGGGAAATGTGGCTGAGGCTTGTACAGGGTCTAAGGAAAGTTTGTCTGGATCAGAGAGAAGTTAGGAATCATGCTCTTTCATCCCTACAAATGTGTTTGACAGGAGTAGATGAAATTTACCTTCCACATGGTCTCTGGTTGCAGTGCTTTGATATTGTCATTTTCACAATGCTGGACGACTTGATTGAGCTCACATCACAGAAAGATTATCGAAACATGGAAGAGACGCTTGTTCTTGCCTTGAAGCTTttaactaaggtgtttttacaaTTGCTTCACGAGCTATCTCAATTGACCACCTTCTGTAAACTCTGGCTTGGAGTCCTCAACCGGATGGAGAAATACATGAAGGTGAAGCTTAGAGGTAAGAAAAGTGAAAAGCTTCAGGAGCTAGTCCCTGAACTTCTTAAGAACACCTTGGTTGTAATGAAATCTAAGGGGGTACTTGTTCAGAGGGGTGCTCTCGGTGGAGATAGCTTGTGGGAGCTGACATGGTTGCACGTGAATAATATCGTTCCTTCTCTGCAATCTGAGGTGTTCCCTGATAATGAGCCAGGACACTTAGACTCTGACCAGACAGACATAGGTAGAAGTGC contains:
- the LOC107771739 gene encoding ARF guanine-nucleotide exchange factor GNOM-like isoform X1 translates to MGRLRLQSSIKAIEEEPEDCETTSSNKTAIACMINSEVSAVLAVMRRNVRWGGRYASGDDQLEHSLIQSLKTLRKQLFSWQHSGQAISSALYLQPFLDVIRSDETGAPITSVALSSVFKILTLNIFDINTVNIEDAMHSVVDAVTSCRFEVTDPASEEVVLMKILKVLLACMRSKASVVLSNQHVCTIVNTCFRVVHQAGTKSELLQRIARHTMHELVRCIFAHLPEVDNMQHSIVRRHSSTKSEVQVAANDNEYSFSSKLGNGTGTSEYDSLPPSGGFTSSVSTGLLSTDEGIVMGDNGKDNIPYDLHLMTEPYGVPCMVEIFHFLCSLLNVVEHVGMGPRANTMAFDEDVPLFALGLINSAIELGGPAICSHPRLLSLVQDELFRNLMQFGLSLSPLILSMVCSIVLNLYQHLRTELKLQLEAFFSCVVLRLAQSRYGASYQQQEVAMEALVDFCRQKSFMVEMYANLDCDITCSNIFEDLANLLSKSAFPVNSPLSAMHILALDGLIAVIQGMAERIGNGSYDSEYTPINLEEYTPFWMVKCENYSDPDHWVPFVRRRKYIKRRLMIGADHFNRDPKKGLEFLQGTHLLPEKLDPQSVACFFRFTAGLDKNLVGDFLGNHDEFCVQVLHEFAGTFDFQDMNLDTALRLFLETFRLPGESQKIARVLEAFSERYYEQSPQILANKDAALLLSYSIIMLNTDQHNVQVKKKMTEEDFIRNNRHINGGNDLPREFLSELYHSICNNEIRTTPEQGAGFAEMNPSRWIDLMHKSKKTSPYIMCDSKAYLDHDMFAIMSGPTIAAISVVFDHAEHEDVYQTCIDGFLAVAKISACHHLEDVLDDLVVSLCKFTTLLNPSMVEEPVLAFGDDAKARMATVTVFNIANEYGDFIRTGWRNILDCILRLHKLGLLPARVASDAADDSEACSDPGHGKPLTNSSSAAHMQSLGTPRRSSGLMGRFSQLLSLDTEEPRSQPTEQQLAAHQRTLQTIQKCHIDTIFTGSKFLLADSLLQLARALIWAAGRPQKGSSSPEDEDTAVFCLELLIAITLNNRDRIELLWQGVYEHSANIVHSTIMPCALIEKAVFGLLRICQRLLPYKENFADELLKSLHLVLKLDARVADAYCEQITQEVSRLVKANAPHIRSQMGWRNITQLLSFTARHTEASEPGFDALCFIMSEGAHLSPANYVLCIDAARNFAESRTGPADRPACAVHLMAGSVACLARWSKDAREAMAEAEALKLSQDIGEMWLRLVQGLRKVCLDQREVRNHALSSLQMCLTGVDEIYLPHGLWLQCFDIVIFTMLDDLIELTSQKDYRNMEETLVLALKLLTKVFLQLLHELSQLTTFCKLWLGVLNRMEKYMKVKLRGKKSEKLQELVPELLKNTLVVMKSKGVLVQRGALGGDSLWELTWLHVNNIVPSLQSEVFPDNEPGHLDSDQTDIGRSAYDETGPS
- the LOC107771739 gene encoding ARF guanine-nucleotide exchange factor GNOM-like isoform X2 encodes the protein MGRLRLQSSIKAIEEEPEDCETTSSNKTAIACMINSEVSAVLAVMRRNVRWGGRYASGDDQLEHSLIQSLKTLRKQLFSWQHSGQAISSALYLQPFLDVIRSDETGAPITSVALSSVFKILTLNIFDINTVNIEDAMHSVVDAVTSCRFEVTDPASEEVVLMKILKVLLACMRSKASVVLSNQHVCTIVNTCFRVVHQAGTKSELLQRIARHTMHELVRCIFAHLPEVDNMQHSIVRRHSSTKSEVAANDNEYSFSSKLGNGTGTSEYDSLPPSGGFTSSVSTGLLSTDEGIVMGDNGKDNIPYDLHLMTEPYGVPCMVEIFHFLCSLLNVVEHVGMGPRANTMAFDEDVPLFALGLINSAIELGGPAICSHPRLLSLVQDELFRNLMQFGLSLSPLILSMVCSIVLNLYQHLRTELKLQLEAFFSCVVLRLAQSRYGASYQQQEVAMEALVDFCRQKSFMVEMYANLDCDITCSNIFEDLANLLSKSAFPVNSPLSAMHILALDGLIAVIQGMAERIGNGSYDSEYTPINLEEYTPFWMVKCENYSDPDHWVPFVRRRKYIKRRLMIGADHFNRDPKKGLEFLQGTHLLPEKLDPQSVACFFRFTAGLDKNLVGDFLGNHDEFCVQVLHEFAGTFDFQDMNLDTALRLFLETFRLPGESQKIARVLEAFSERYYEQSPQILANKDAALLLSYSIIMLNTDQHNVQVKKKMTEEDFIRNNRHINGGNDLPREFLSELYHSICNNEIRTTPEQGAGFAEMNPSRWIDLMHKSKKTSPYIMCDSKAYLDHDMFAIMSGPTIAAISVVFDHAEHEDVYQTCIDGFLAVAKISACHHLEDVLDDLVVSLCKFTTLLNPSMVEEPVLAFGDDAKARMATVTVFNIANEYGDFIRTGWRNILDCILRLHKLGLLPARVASDAADDSEACSDPGHGKPLTNSSSAAHMQSLGTPRRSSGLMGRFSQLLSLDTEEPRSQPTEQQLAAHQRTLQTIQKCHIDTIFTGSKFLLADSLLQLARALIWAAGRPQKGSSSPEDEDTAVFCLELLIAITLNNRDRIELLWQGVYEHSANIVHSTIMPCALIEKAVFGLLRICQRLLPYKENFADELLKSLHLVLKLDARVADAYCEQITQEVSRLVKANAPHIRSQMGWRNITQLLSFTARHTEASEPGFDALCFIMSEGAHLSPANYVLCIDAARNFAESRTGPADRPACAVHLMAGSVACLARWSKDAREAMAEAEALKLSQDIGEMWLRLVQGLRKVCLDQREVRNHALSSLQMCLTGVDEIYLPHGLWLQCFDIVIFTMLDDLIELTSQKDYRNMEETLVLALKLLTKVFLQLLHELSQLTTFCKLWLGVLNRMEKYMKVKLRGKKSEKLQELVPELLKNTLVVMKSKGVLVQRGALGGDSLWELTWLHVNNIVPSLQSEVFPDNEPGHLDSDQTDIGRSAYDETGPS